A single region of the Palaemon carinicauda isolate YSFRI2023 chromosome 17, ASM3689809v2, whole genome shotgun sequence genome encodes:
- the LOC137656500 gene encoding streptococcal hemagglutinin-like, which yields MPAGNDKDDSRSTPGIPFTDPKRYRAKNKNNVENPRKTESGKDILSVISVLVSVSQSSLSLLRSVRQPLLPCVGQSDSPSIIASVSRTAPPSLRRSVGQPLRHCVGQSDSPSFPVSVSQTAHPSLCRSVRQPILPCVGQSDSPSFPVSVSRTAPPSLRRSVRQPILPCVGQSDSLSFPVSVSQTAHPSLCMSVRQPILPCVGQSDSPSFPVSVSRTAPPSLRRSVRQPILPCVGQSDSLSFPVSVSQTAHPSLVCQSDSPSFPVSVSRTAPPSLYRSARTAPPSLCRSIGQPLRHCVGQSDSPSFLASVSQTAHPSLCRSVRQPILPCVGQSDSPLRHCVGQSDSLSFPVSVRSDSLSFPVSVSQTAHPSLVCQSDSPSFPVSVSRTAPPSLYRSVGQPLRHCVGQSDSPFRHCVGQSDSPSFLASVSRTAPPSLCRSVGQPILPCVGQSDGPSVLASVRQSARLSLRRSGSRPVCPCVGQAVGPSVLASVRQSAHLSLRRPGSQLFLPCVIACVLLLYHTKRPCIWLYFCSLVHS from the coding sequence TCAGTCATCTCTGTTCTTGTGTCGGTCAGTCAGTCATCTCTGTCCTTGCTTCGGTCAGTCAGACAGCCCCTCCTTCCTTGCGTCGGTCAGTCGGACAGCCCCTCCATCATTGCGTCGGTCAGTCGGACAGCCCCTCCATCATTGCGTCGGTCAGTCGGACAGCCCCTCCGTCATTGCGTCGGTCAGTCAGACAGCCCATCCTTCCCTGTGTCGGTCAGTCAGACAGCCCATCCTTCCCTGTGTCGGTCAGTCAGACAGCCCATCCTTCCCTGTGTCGGTCAGTCGGACAGCCCATCCTTCCCTGTGTCGGTCAGTCGGACAGCCCCTCCGTCATTGCGTCGGTCAGTCAGACAGCCTATCCTTCCCTGTGTCGGTCAGTCAGACAGCCTATCCTTCCCTGTGTCGGTCAGTCAGACAGCCCATCCTTCCCTGTGTATGTCAGTCAGACAGCCCATCCTTCCCTGTGTCGGTCAGTCAGACAGCCCATCCTTCCCTGTGTCGGTCAGTCGGACAGCCCCTCCGTCATTGCGTCGGTCAGTCAGACAGCCTATCCTTCCCTGTGTCGGTCAGTCAGACAGCCTATCCTTCCCTGTGTCGGTCAGTCAGACAGCCCATCCTTCCCTGGTATGTCAGTCAGACAGCCCATCCTTCCCTGTGTCGGTCAGTCGGACAGCCCCTCCGTCATTGTATCGGTCAGCTCGGACAGCCCCTCCGTCATTGTGTCGGTCAATCGGACAGCCCCTCCGTCATTGTGTCGGTCAGTCAGACAGCCCATCCTTCCTTGCGTCGGTCAGTCAGACAGCCCATCCTTCCCTGTGTCGGTCAGTCAGACAGCCCATCCTTCCCTGTGTCGGTCAGTCGGACAGCCCCCTCCGTCATTGCGTCGGTCAGTCAGACAGCCTATCCTTCCCTGTGTCGGTCAGGTCAGACAGCCTATCCTTCCCTGTGTCGGTCAGTCAGACAGCCCATCCTTCCCTGGTATGTCAGTCAGACAGCCCATCCTTCCCTGTGTCGGTCAGTCGGACAGCCCCTCCGTCATTGTATCGGTCAGTCGGACAGCCCCTCCGTCATTGTGTCGGTCAATCGGACAGCCCCTTCCGTCATTGTGTCGGTCAGTCAGACAGCCCATCCTTCCTTGCGTCGGTCAGTCGGACAGCCCCTCCGTCATTGTGTCGGTCAGTCGGACAGCCCATCCTTCCTTGCGTCGGTCAGTCGGACGGCCCCTCCGTCCTTGCGTCAGTCAGGCAGTCGGCCCGTCTGTCCTTGCGTCGGTCAGGCAGTCGGCCCGTCTGTCCTTGCGTCGGTCAGGCAGTCGGCCCGTCTGTCCTTGCGTCGGTCAGGCAGTCAGCCCATTTGTCCTTGCGTCGGCCAGGCAGTCAGCTTTTCCTCCCTTGTGTCATTGCATGTGTTCTTCTGCTGTACCACACTAAACGACCCTGCATTTGGCTTTACTTCTGTTCGCTTGTCCACTCTTAA